The DNA window GAACGAattgtatttatgtataccgTTGTCATAATGTATGTTTCAATTTACCAATGACGTCGTTGAAGCGTTGTATTTACCTAAAGTTTAAACATATTCCAGCGATTATTTAATCGTATTCACACGGTTGTTTAATCGATGAAGTTTCACAGTCTGGTATAATGTAACGTAATGAAATTGCATATTAGATCTTCAATGATTCTCAAGTTTTTAACAGTTGGCAATTAGCCATGAGCTGCAAGCTTAGCTTGCTTAGAAAAATGCCGATTAGTATACAGGCTGTTTCTAACCCAATTTACAAAAGGTTGATGTACCGATAGTCTACCAGCAATCACTAAAATAATACATGACGATCCGCGACTAATATCACTTCTACTAAAATTTGCTATTATCATTTATTGAATATCACTCTTTTTAAAATAACAGCTGGCTGACTATggtacaaaaacattttgctcctTTCAGGTATAAACCTACAAAAAAGTAAGTCATAGTGACCACGGcgcaaatgatgaagaatgatGTGTGTTGGAAAGAATGGAGAATCGATtagatcgaatataggtaaccgggCAGGCAGGTGGACGTTTTGGGTTTCGTCGCGAAATTTATGCGTGTGCGTGTAAGGTCTCATATTTCCGTTGGGTGGTTCCGTTGGGAATCAGACAAGGGTAGAAAGGCCGCGATGTGCACCGTGATGTTATTGACTTTTGtaatccacagcgtcaaaCAATCACCGAGATTTTCAACCTGAAGCACACAAAATACTCTGTAAAAATAGTCTGTGGACCGTTTTTAAGTTTCTAAATTCTAACAAGATTGGACGTTTCTTTTAGTCgtcattcaaattattatataaatcaataaatatatcTCTGTGATTGTCTGAATGGGCAAAACGCGACTCTGGACcatctatcgcgttccgtggtacgctagatGAGGAGAGAAgctgagctcgaagacttcgcgtcgaagaggaccgccgaccgtcacgccacacaataatTCATGCATAATTTTCCCTCCCGGACTTGATTCGCATCTGAGAACAACAATCCTCATCACAATGTGTCGGATTCAAAAAGACGCAGATGCGGATTGggtttctacagaattttGCAACAAGTCCTAGATATTTGAGGTTTTTCTCGACAGATTAATCAACTGCGCCTTTGCATACCTAATCAAACTTTCAAGTTTGACTGCGCATTTTATGCGGTCACTTGATACTCTTTGGTTCTGAGAGCAGGCGTGGCATTTTTAAGCCTGCGTTCGACGCGTGGTGAAATAAATCGCGGAGTGTTTAGTAAGTGAAGGATGTTACGGTGAGTCTTTATGAAATTTATCGGCagtttacaaaaatatttgttcTACGTATCGTactagtttattttttaatttatggCAACGaagcatttttattcacagGTACACCAAGAAATATTAAGTCTTCAgtcgaataaaatatttactctGAGAATTCTCGGTATAAAATTGATGTCGTCAGTGACCGTAGTTTTATCACTgctaattttgtattttacatAGTATTTTATTACGTATTAATAATCGATGAGCTTCAATTTCCTATCACgtatttcttctttcacgAAAGTcgattacatttttattcttcactGTGTAAGATTCCTCAAATATTCTTGCGTTTACGCAAGTGTAATGATCAATCTCACAATCATCCTGGTCACAGAGTGTTGTCGAATGTATTCAGCTGTTTCTTTTTAtggtttcattttatttttcgatgaaattgGGTGTCGGAGGTTTTTCTCGACTTGACAATGATCCGTTACATCGATTCCCGTTCATCGGTCGTGTTCGCTTTATATTTTACTCCCGAATTTCACAGATCCCTAGTTTTATTGCTGATTGTATTTGTGATAATTTTTGTACTCCTTATTCCACTTCTTGTTGACGCTTTCTGGATCATTTTGATGTTTTCAACTTCAGTTTATAAGTTTCACGTGTTCGCCAGGCTCTTTATTCTGGTGATTATCTCTCGCttcttgcaaaaaaaaaaaaaaaaactgtaacgTATGCCATTGTGTTTTCTCATTAATACGCGCCTAATTCAATAAGTTTGCAAAACGGTATACAAACACGATAGGATGAACATTCAAATCTGATGTTGAGGAACGGCATTTTGTCTCAATTAAAACCCAATTATCGCTTCCAAATCTTGGGACAACTTGATAAAATAGGTTTATTTAAGTCTTCGACATATATTCAACGTGCTTCTAGCAAAGAGAAAAGTGTTCCAGAAATTTtcggatattttcaaatcctgAGGCATTGAATACTTTCAAATCATAATTTTGAAAGTGCTCAACTAAGCAAAAAAAGATTCGTCATAGGAACATTCTTGAAACGATTGGAACTAAAGATGAAGTACTTCAAAgttctttcaaaatatttgcagCACAAAGTTGACGTCCAGTCTCGATTCCTGTTTAATTCGAGGATTAATTGCGACGTAATGCGTTACAACAAACAAAATGGAACGAGATGTGTATTAGAATAGTTTGAgaaacgtttcttttttttttttttcattcccgtACAATCTCATTACGTATTTCCGGATATAACGTGATGAACACGCAGTTCCATTTTCAAATCGTAAAAACACATCCCATCATTCTCACCAAGTTATCGTCGGTATAAAACTACGTAGGATATTCGTGTATGTACAGTTATGAGGGATTTagataagaataataaattacagcCATTTATCcctttatattttcatattgcatcattttcatttattatattgtttttcttttcttgtccaattttttttcccatcgaaacactttttttctttcttttttgttttttttttcatccaacttCTTGTCTTCTTCAACTTCGCGTCAAAATtcggtgataaaaaattataaatgatcTGTACCTCCGATGATATAATGTTATAATAACCGCTCTCGTGATTGATCCTGCCAATtactataaataatttcttatattttaaaaataaattaatcttAAAACCGATTttagaatgaaaattgtaatcaaTTCAAATAcctaatatatttatatatatatatatatatatatatatatatatatatatatgtactatTGATCGTGTTATGTTTGACGGTAAATTTCCAAGTCAGTAATAAGTtgcacttattgttagacgcGATTCTTTTAtactttcgaaataaaaaaaaaaaaagctaaacTTGGCAGACTCTTTGAGCGGTTTCATCGGATGGTACAGATCATCGTGAACAtatagtaaaatatatacgtgAATGTTCTTTCAATCGCATATGAATtgtataaagaaaaacatGCTTGCTGTTATAATTGtgtattaatattttctttccgtCGCTCGCATTAATTTGATTAGGTATTTGAATCaccgaaacaaaattttttcttccgtctCCCTTTAGAACAAATTCAATGATAatgacaaataataataataataataataataacaataacaacaataataataagtttcCCGTTTAGGTGTGATTCGGCTTAGTTTATAACTATGGCACACATTAGATGTTTTAAATGCATAtagtaatgataaaaataatgaaagtcCCTATGTcttagaataaataaatgctATCGTAAATTTTTGCGTAGGTCAAATGTCAAATGCCCTACGTGTCATTTGCTAGTGTCAGGCCTTGAGATTTATGCCTTCGTTACGTGTCAAGTCTCAACTTCtaacgataaataaaattattataggtatataatattggAACGTATTTTGATTGGGTGTAAATTTTTGGcacacgtataataataacaacaacaacaactcaGCAACGTCAACTCGTCGCTCTAACTAGAAGGTAataaaagatgaagaaaaaatagaaatatacgattacgtttctttttttcctctcgtcATTCTCGAATCTCACGCATTTCATTCGTAAGACGCGagttttatataataatatttatattattgtttataTGAGGTGATGCGCGAATACTGACTTGGACAATGTGATGccattatataattatacgtcTAATAACTGATgatacataaaatatattcttatATCGGCTGTCCGACGGTGTGTACATCGTAAGTTTTGATTACAATAggaatattaaaaaagaaatgtaaaaattgcCACTCTGGTTAACCGTCATAAATAATCAtctaaaattaatttcgtaacggtgaaaaacgtgcgatataaattatatgtattCTATTAACATGAGATTTGCATTGAATTGACTCAGTCGttttgtatatatgtgtgtgagtgtgtgtgtgtgtgtgcgtgtgtatgtaatatatatgcAGCGGGGCGAATATTGATTAATATGTTAAATTCTTTCGACATCGATATGCGTAAAggtggaaaaacaaaaaaaattagagaaagGGAGATAAAGGGgtgataaaaagaataattactAATTTGCAAAACTTGAGAGGTTCTCAATTAACGCAGGGATAATGAGATTTTTCGATGCGTAAGGCATATTTAACATTATTGCTCAATGCGTTACTTTATATGTACAGTGTATAGATCATTATTTCATGTGTATACAGTAGACtgtatctaaaaaaaaaaaaacggctatttttcgttttttttcaaaattcaagtcgaaAACGTTATTCCAATGTCATGtaaatgggaaataaaaaatcgcgatgagacacctctaaatattaaatattcaaatttgaaacttgcgcaaaatcttttttcctcatttgGCACCATATTTTAGacttgaattaaaaaaaaaatacatatatatgtatatttttttatgtaatctGGTGTACATCGTCATGGTGCTCAATGTTCGCGTGtcttattgtaaaaaaaacttactcgtgtgtattttttttttttttccatttagaCTACCGTCCGACGGCGTTTTGTCAATGAAGGGTTGTTCGAATATTTTCCTGCTGAATTCGGACTAGATACATGGCGTGCGGATTCGTCTACATACATCCGCAGGCCTCTACGACCATATTCGGTAACGTTTTTCGCGCCAGCGTGTTGTTCGAATCTACGAAGAATAGTTGTATCGGCGACAACTGGGTTGGCGAACAGCACGGAGCGATCTCGTTCTCCCTACGAAGTCCGTTTCCATGTTTCGTGAGGTACTTCTGCGAAGGgtagagagaaaagaaataaatgatGAATGAAAACGTCGTATTTTTGCGATAACATcgcgaaatgaaattttttgccgTATTTCTATAAATTCTCTCGGATGCCGAGACGAAATCACGTTCTAATTATCAGAACCGAAAGcctggctttttttttttggcttttCGGATTCAGAAAATGGTATATAGTACGAGGATGAAGTTTGCGACGTTATTGCATACACAGTGTTTACAAATTCTATGAGCGTACTTTGTAAATTAAACTCCTGAGAGTCATTACGAAGCTGCTAGATagtcatttttctttcaagaatgcttattttcattacgaaaaattacgtcacGCGTTGAGTTTTTATCGAGGGATTAATCACTCGTCGATTTGACGTACATCCGATTTCAAGATTACtaggatttcaaaagatttcaatggaatttaaaagatttcaaatgattAGAGAGGATTTCAAATGATTACAATAGACTTTGCGggatttcaaaggatttttgtaaaagaaaattttagggatttcaaaagatttcagaTGATTTCGAAAGATTACAATAGACTTCACGGGCtttcaaaagaaaatttcagagAGCTtcgatattgattttttttttttcaattctaaatCCCTTTgtaagttgatgaaaaaaatctggtaAACTTGTTCAATTTTGCTTCTGAGTGGACTGTGTTTAGTTTGGAAGTCTGTTTCATCGAAATTCATCGTAAGAGATTTTACTTTTCTCTAAGagagaatattaaatatttaacgatatCAACGTAACGAAAATAAGCCAAGAATTTTGTCTTCCGAATAAAATGGCTCGTTGGAAAATGAATtcgaaacagagaaaaaagaaagatagaGCAGATGTTGATTGGATTCTTTCAGTTCCCAGGAGTAATTTCTAGAAATCTGACACTGGCGGCATTAAATTAGAGTTTTATTGGCTATAGACAGCTTTTCAAGTGAAGGACAGCCCCGATTTTTGTCCTGCGGGACTTTCAAGGATCGATAAAAACTATTCGAACATGCCAGTTTGATCGTCAATGCTTGCGAAAACGTCGGTTCGTCAATCACTCACTCTAATGACGTTGCTGTGCGGGGATCCGTTGACGGTCAAAGATGCAACGGAGGAGCAGGAACCGCGGCAAAAGTAAGCGTGGTATCCAGGCGGATGAAGAATCCAGTCGCTCCATCCGATTTCATCGAAGCTGATGTAGAGTTCGTCTCTGCAGCACTCCTTCATCTCCGGTGAGCAGTTCGAGTTCCTTTTAGGTCGATTTTTTTGCGGCAACGGCGAGGTGTGAATCACCAGGAATGGTTTGAGCGTTTGCTCGATCGAGACCAAGGGCGAATCGCGATCTATCGAACAGGTACTGCAGGCTATCTGAAGACTGTGGTTCAGACTCTGTTCCTCGACCCATTTCTTCACCGCGTAACCGACGTCCGTCTTCACCCAACCCTCTGAAACAAAATCAGTCGTTCAACCATTTTCCCATTAGTAAGATACGCGAGGAGGTCTTCCGATGATGGTCGTGGCACTTTATGGACCACTTTACCCAACCATCCGAAACTGAATCAGTCGATCAACCGATTTGCTCTCACAAGGAAGATATCCCAGATCGATATCTCCGAtgtgatttctttttcaacacGTTATAGTAGACTGAAAACTAGGCgtaacttatttttttatacccgCCATGAAACACTTTGAGtgggtgaaaccaccctccgaAGTAAGAAGGCACGTCACGGAGCGATTTGGcgtttgcttttctttttcgttgagaaaattacattctTCATTTCTCGTTATTGGATTGGTTGAGAAACATTATGTTCTTGCCAAATCCCAACTTCACATACCTTACGTTGGAGGGTGGTTTCGCACCCTTGAAGTGTTTGAtggcggataaaaaaaatatacgtttcgcatagtttttagtctactgtAACATGATAGAAAAGAAATCGATCTGGAATACCTTCCTTGTTGGTAAGATTTTCAGGAAGATTTCCCGATGCTTGTGGCACTTGTTCAGTGCCAGGCCTTTGAGGACTGCTCTAACAGTCCACACCCCGAAGCCTTCCGACCTCGAACACACAAACCCATTCGAAGAGTGTGCGACGATGGATATCCAAGCTTCTACCCTCACCGGATGGGACAGCAATTGCTTAAGTTTGACCCGGACGTGGCTGCGTGCGGATAACTTTTGACACCAAGGACCGAACCGTCGCAGGGTGACCACGAAACGTTGGAGTGAGTATTGAACAGGTTTTAACAAACTAAGCAAGGCAAGGAGCGAGGAAAAGTAATTTTGGTGTAATTTGATGAGATCATTGCTCGATGAGTATATCGAAGTCTTTATTGTGTCTCTGTGATTATCTCCTTGCGTTCATCCAATCCGTATACCTAcgtagagaaagagagagagagagagagagagagagatgctTGAGATGTGAAATACTTTTAGGGATCGACTTCGAAACAAGATTGTAAATTACGAgcaatatttattgttataaacTTTGTACCATACAGGCCGCGAGACCTCTGATATAGAGGTAACAATCTTTTTCAATGACACTTGTGCTCTTGTGGACACCGTGACAAGAATTGTTTTTCTGGTATTACAATTCACGATGCGTTATTGTATAGtatgtattttatacatttatacatatatatcgtGTGTAAAACAAGAAGAATAATCGACCTCCTCTTTATCGTCATTTGATTATACCCACTCAcacatatgcatacatatatattcagagtgcgcgtgcgtgtgtgtgtgtgtacgttCGTACGTGTTTATTACCAATGGGAACAGAATTTGAAGCTCTCGAACGTcgtcgtatatatatatatatacacatatgtaccTGTTATTATAAACTTTACAGAAGAGCTTCGAtcgttttttgaaaatgaatggaattgtaaaaaaaaaaaataacgatgcGTAAAAGGCATCCAATACCTACATCCCGTAGGTGATTCCGGGACGTACTGGTTGTGCGGGACTGTAAGCGAACACGAAACGGCGAACAAAAGCCCTCTGCTTTTATATACGGAAGCTCTAATGCACGTGAAACCATTTCGGAACCGCAacatcccccccccctcccccctcccccgcgTATCGTGTAATTGTTCACCAAAGGTTAAAAGCTTTTCGTGTCGCTAAAATGGAGAGGAGGAGGGAGTGTTTTGAAATTGAGGAAAGTTCGTCGGATCGCATGGATTGTTTGTTGATTATTGGTTTATCTGTCCGAAGGAGGAggagtgaaagagagagtgagagagagagagagagaaagtgatGCAAAACGAGCTTTGAACGACAGGCTAAACCTGTATTTGTTTCTATCATAATTTCTGGGTTTTATTACCGTGGCAATGAGCGATATTATAATACGAGATAAGCTAAAGCCTACGTCGCGATATTGAAAACTTTACGAAGGAGAAACGTCATGGCTTTGATTTAGATTCAAACGAATTATGCCCAGATTTTATCATATCGAAGTCTGTAACTTTATCGAAACGATTCCACGCTGAGGGATAATCgttgttttgcaattttggaaccgtttgaaattcggtaaatCTTAATAAAACAGAACGTGGTCGCATATTTTGCAATATCTTAGTTCCttgtaaattattgtaaaaaccgAGAagatagtgatttttttttttggttttggttttctacaaatgtttcgttacgataacgttaccaacttcaacttGGTTTGCCTTGCGCCAACTTCaagtgtatgtatgtacgctCGTATCGTCGGTTGACACGGACTCTGTTCCATGGATGAATCATTggtatattacaatttttcgtcACACATGTATCGCAGTATTTATTGCAGTAGTTCGAACGAGTTCGTGACCTACCTGCAATCATAGACGGTCGAATCGAAGATCCCTCgacttttcttttcacattttgCGATCAATGATCGCAGTCAAGTCCTTGCGACGTTGTAAATTTACCGCTGAACGTACCGCGATGTTTGAAatcaacgtttttttcttttttttttgtcttgggtcatcaatttttgagaattaCCGATCGTTTTTCGTACACGtttatattcgaaattttatttataatcaattttaaattacatAGTAAAATGAATGTAATATTTCTCACCTTCGACCGACGTTTCGAATATCGCCATGATGCTGTTCTTCTGAAAACTGCGTCTCTGGTCCCAGTGGTCTAGTTCGGATATAACGAAGGTCTGATTTACTATGTCGTTCTCGTCCGCTTCCTTGTAAAACCAAAGTTCCGCCGATGTTACGCCGACGAATTGCATTTCGtttggtaaataaaatttaaaacaatcCGCCACGTATATGCCTGACAAGTAGTTCGTGTGGAGTTCGCAATTCTCGGCATTTTCTCCGTCTGAAATAAGAATAagacattttttcactttattctctttctcgttttttacCGTTATCGTCGTTCAGCCCTTCTGGCGATTgttattttgtataaaattaatacgCATGTTTCTAAAATTTATACGTTTCGCCGTCGTTTTGTTGCATCGACGATGGTTGGACGTGTTTGTTTAGTTTCTAATATACAGAGACACGTTTACTGTAATACGGTATTACGGAATAATTACGATCTTCTACTTTAATCACGCGAAATTTCGAAGAATTCTTTTCGTCCACGATCCGTTTCAATGCTTTCTCattgatataaaataaatatttttagccATTTATCGCTACGATACGAAATCCTTTCTGGGCCATTCTCTTTTTTAATCTTGCATTCTTTTGTAATCGAAGATTAACACCGACGAAAAAACGGCAACGCGGACAAACGTGACGGGGAGTGCGGAATATTTGACGAAAATTCACCAATTGCATAATTAACGCGACAATTACGCGTACCTGCTTGAGATTGcgttttattattaatgtttttttttttttttttttttttttatttttttttatttatcaaacgGTAAGCCGTATCTCATTAGCTGAGTAGTCGAGGGATAATTCGACTTTGAAATTCAACTATCTCAAAGTCTAAAACCATATTATCCACGCGATGTTAATTCGCATAATTAAATTAATCGGTGTACATGCGGTATACTATGTATAGAATGATACGTGTGTAAATGCAAATGCATACGAATGTACGCATAATCAATATATCGTTCGTGccaattaaatataataattcgaaatGTCGCGTTTTCTTCAATTAATTCGCCGCTCCGCTTTAGAGACGCGTGTTTGTTATCGAGCATTGACCACGAGACTTCGAAATGACTTATAATACACTACGACGCAGAAAGAAATTACAGTTggttataaattatacacgtTTGCATTAAAATACACCCGCTACTACAGTGATTAggtggtttttatttttattttttttactctcttttccttccttttttctttttcgtcaaGCTTCACCGCGCATGTTCATGTTTCAAACTCGTGTACTTTTACAGGTCAgtgttgattatttttacaaaccaCGCCGACATTtcaagagagagaaataagaaaaagaattcaGTCAAAACACTCGAGTGATTCAACTTGGATCATTCTTTATACATGTGTACACATTTATTTGCGAACGGAATTTTTGTTGCATCAGCCGTTCGTTTATTGCAACTATTTGCCTAATTaccgtgcaaaaaaaaaaaaaaaaaaacaggaggGGTCAAATCTTTATCAGCAGCTTGTTTTAATCGATTTTCGGTCatggtaatttttcattgtcgCGAATTATATTCCactataattttcaacaacgaTTCATCAACTTTGTACACGATTGTTGGTAGCCTGAATCATGCTTGGATAAACTTGAAGAACCGTAGAAATACCCGATAGTTCAAAATTCACCGCTAGGCGTCGCACGATTCTCGCGAGGGAATTCGACTCCTGATCTTTCATTGTTAGAAACTCTTTTGAcctaaattattttttgatccAACAGATCGtaatatcaaaaataattcacacaAGTATGTAACGTATTTCTGATATtcattgtgaatatttttggtgCTTGAAAtaacatgaaatttgaaagagaaaattttttttttcctatgtaCAAATGGCGTTGAAACCTTTCAGTCACACATCTTTCAAGTCAATATTTTGCCCTGAATTTTGTTACTCGCGGTTTTTTGGGGTCGATGATAACGAATATCAAGTCAGAATTTGATAgtttctaaatccaagatggcgcggctccaatatggtggatctaaagtcgaaaaaactgtaaaaattcgatgattctggGGTTTTTGGGGTTATACGAAGTAACAAAGATCATTTCCAGTTTTAAATAAACTGCAATGGGGCTTGGgacatggaaatttttgacacGGGACGCTGAGCATCCCGTTGTGACCGAAAGGGTTAAAATTTAACTTGGACGATCCGCGTACGTACCTTCTTTCGGAAAGACAACTAGCTGGTCGGTTTTTCCGTAGAAACTTTCCACTTGTTTTTCCGGTCCCGAAGGCATGCCGGGTCTGAGTTCAAGGACGTTTCCGTTTATCAATGGTTTCGGTAGAGTGGAAAGCGACATCGACACCTCGGGTGGTTTTGACAGTCTCAGCTTCTTCAGTATCTGTTGCTTGACGTACTCTACACGGAATTCCGTGAGTATCGGGTCGTTCGACGATATCCGGTTCTGGGCACAGCCTGTGCATTCCGGTATCTTGCTGTTGGCGCTCGATGAGTCAGGGTAAAGGTGTGACCAGACCATTTTAAACGGGTTCGAAGGATCCGAAAAGCTCTCTTCAAGGCTCGTTAGGATCAGGAGACCGATCAGCCAAAGCAACCGCATTTTTCACCCCAAGTATTCCTTTTACCTTTCAACTttagctctctctc is part of the Neodiprion virginianus isolate iyNeoVirg1 chromosome 5, iyNeoVirg1.1, whole genome shotgun sequence genome and encodes:
- the LOC124304744 gene encoding inhibin beta A chain-like codes for the protein MRLLWLIGLLILTSLEESFSDPSNPFKMVWSHLYPDSSSANSKIPECTGCAQNRISSNDPILTEFRVEYVKQQILKKLRLSKPPEVSMSLSTLPKPLINGNVLELRPGMPSGPEKQVESFYGKTDQLVVFPKEDGENAENCELHTNYLSGIYVADCFKFYLPNEMQFVGVTSAELWFYKEADENDIVNQTFVISELDHWDQRRSFQKNSIMAIFETSVEEGWVKTDVGYAVKKWVEEQSLNHSLQIACSTCSIDRDSPLVSIEQTLKPFLVIHTSPLPQKNRPKRNSNCSPEMKECCRDELYISFDEIGWSDWILHPPGYHAYFCRGSCSSVASLTVNGSPHSNVIRKYLTKHGNGLRRENEIAPCCSPTQLSPIQLFFVDSNNTLARKTLPNMVVEACGCM